The Spirosoma radiotolerans genome has a window encoding:
- a CDS encoding sensor histidine kinase has protein sequence MLKSFDIYNQNNILKIIVALNLLLVGTGSVLYTNRLINKLEDREEQYVQLYAKSIAYLVDSSHVDAGDLTFVTSEILEANSTIPAIYIDPDGQVAMKRNIEVPAEYTPEETEKFLRQKTIDMRKKHPPLVVEMGNGVRGLVYYTNSNLLRQLTYFPYVLLLILAALGVLAYLAFSSSRRAEQNRVWVGLAKETAHQLGTPMSSLMAWIEYMRSDPDQFDGSITDEIEKDVQRLETITARFSSIGSVPTLKEENVNDVVRQFTDYLGKRISTKVKMSVTSQLPPNQMVQINKLLFEWVIENICKNAVDAMKGVGELRLNMVPLPHNEVAIDITDTGKGISKANMQKVFSPGFSTKKRGWGLGLTLAKRIVEEYHNGRLYVKSSEVGKGTTFRIILNKK, from the coding sequence ATGCTGAAGTCATTTGATATTTACAATCAGAATAATATTCTGAAAATTATTGTGGCCCTCAATCTACTTCTGGTTGGAACGGGATCCGTACTTTATACAAACCGACTGATCAATAAGCTGGAAGACCGCGAAGAGCAGTACGTGCAGCTTTATGCCAAAAGTATTGCGTATCTGGTCGATTCGAGCCACGTCGATGCCGGTGACCTAACCTTTGTGACAAGTGAGATTCTGGAAGCCAACAGCACGATTCCGGCTATTTATATAGACCCCGATGGTCAGGTAGCCATGAAGCGGAATATAGAAGTTCCGGCTGAGTACACCCCGGAGGAAACAGAGAAATTTCTGCGGCAGAAAACTATTGACATGCGTAAAAAACACCCGCCATTGGTGGTGGAGATGGGAAATGGTGTACGTGGACTCGTCTATTATACCAACTCGAACTTGTTACGGCAACTGACGTATTTTCCCTATGTTTTACTACTGATTCTGGCCGCACTGGGCGTGTTGGCCTATCTGGCCTTTAGTTCGTCGCGACGGGCGGAGCAAAACCGCGTCTGGGTAGGATTAGCGAAAGAAACGGCGCACCAATTAGGCACACCCATGTCGTCGCTTATGGCTTGGATTGAGTATATGCGTTCTGATCCTGACCAGTTTGACGGGTCGATCACAGATGAAATTGAGAAGGATGTTCAGCGATTGGAAACCATCACGGCTCGTTTTTCGAGCATTGGCTCCGTGCCAACTCTGAAAGAGGAGAATGTGAATGACGTTGTTCGGCAGTTTACCGATTACCTGGGAAAGCGGATCTCAACGAAAGTAAAAATGAGTGTTACCAGTCAGTTGCCGCCCAACCAGATGGTACAAATTAATAAGTTATTGTTTGAATGGGTAATTGAAAACATCTGCAAAAATGCCGTTGATGCCATGAAAGGCGTGGGCGAGTTACGGCTAAATATGGTTCCGTTGCCGCATAACGAGGTAGCCATCGACATTACGGACACCGGCAAGGGAATTTCTAAAGCTAATATGCAGAAGGTGTTCTCGCCCGGTTTCAGCACCAAAAAAAGGGGCTGGGGATTGGGCCTGACGCTGGCCAAGCGCATTGTTGAAGAGTACCACAACGGCCGACTCTACGTCAAAAGCTCGGAAGTGGGCAAAGGCACAACGTTTCGAATTATCCTGAATAAAAAGTAA
- the hemA gene encoding glutamyl-tRNA reductase encodes MLDTFKTISLSHKTAPLQVRELIALNEDEAKRLMLRLRDFFGLTDLLVISTCNRTEVYYAFEQDLNADIARLLLIEKGLTDTDNYLPYFQFFAAHDEAVRHLFEVCVGLHSQVVGDMQIPNQVKQSYQWSADLDMAGPFLHRLMHTIFFTNKRVAQETPFRDGAASVSYAAVELIDELIGEKQNPNVLVIGLGEIGTDVCKNLEARKLTNITLCNRTQAKADVLASQYGFRVADFTNLTDEIRRADVIISSIMRDDPLITPDLLRDVNVLTFKYFIDLSVPRSVDAAVEQIPGVLVYNIDHIRNRADEALNQRLAAIPKVEAIITQAVAEFGDWSKEMVVSPTINKLKNALEQIRRDEIARHMKHLTPNESEKIDKITRGIMQKIIKLPVLQLKAACKRGEAETLIDVLNDLFDLEKQPVDEQKHTY; translated from the coding sequence ATGTTAGACACCTTCAAAACAATTAGTTTATCGCATAAAACGGCCCCTCTGCAGGTACGTGAACTAATTGCACTTAACGAAGACGAGGCTAAGCGGCTAATGCTTCGGTTGCGAGACTTTTTTGGGTTAACCGATTTGCTGGTTATTTCAACATGCAACCGTACGGAGGTCTATTACGCCTTTGAACAGGACCTGAACGCCGATATCGCCCGGTTGTTGCTTATTGAAAAAGGCCTGACGGATACCGATAACTATTTGCCTTATTTCCAGTTTTTCGCAGCTCATGATGAGGCTGTCCGGCATCTGTTTGAAGTATGCGTTGGTTTGCATTCGCAGGTTGTTGGCGATATGCAGATCCCTAATCAGGTGAAGCAATCGTATCAATGGTCGGCTGATTTAGACATGGCCGGGCCATTTTTACACCGGCTGATGCACACAATTTTCTTTACCAATAAACGGGTAGCTCAGGAAACTCCGTTCCGCGACGGAGCCGCTTCGGTTTCTTATGCGGCTGTTGAGTTGATCGACGAGCTGATCGGCGAGAAGCAAAACCCGAATGTTCTGGTTATCGGTCTGGGCGAAATTGGTACTGACGTTTGTAAAAATCTCGAAGCCCGAAAATTAACGAACATCACCCTGTGCAACCGCACGCAGGCCAAAGCCGATGTGCTGGCCAGCCAATACGGATTCCGCGTTGCTGACTTCACGAACCTAACCGATGAGATTCGTCGGGCCGACGTGATCATTTCGTCCATCATGCGCGATGATCCGCTGATTACGCCCGACCTTCTCCGCGACGTGAACGTACTGACGTTTAAATACTTCATCGACTTATCTGTCCCTCGCAGTGTCGATGCGGCCGTGGAGCAAATTCCGGGTGTACTTGTTTACAACATCGACCACATTCGTAACCGTGCCGACGAAGCCCTGAATCAACGTCTGGCGGCTATTCCGAAAGTTGAAGCGATCATTACGCAGGCCGTAGCCGAGTTCGGCGACTGGTCTAAAGAAATGGTCGTATCACCAACGATCAATAAATTAAAGAATGCGCTGGAGCAGATTCGTCGCGACGAAATTGCCCGCCATATGAAGCATCTTACCCCCAATGAGTCGGAGAAAATAGATAAGATCACGCGGGGCATCATGCAGAAGATCATCAAACTACCCGTTCTTCAACTCAAAGCCGCCTGCAAACGGGGCGAAGCCGAAACGCTTATCGATGTGCTGAATGACTTGTTCGACCTGGAAAAGCAACCAGTCGACGAACAGAAACACACGTATTAA
- a CDS encoding DUF4230 domain-containing protein — translation MSPLINTLFRLFLIAVLVAGLIAIWEQIRGNIMLSRFRRGDNTTQSIVLKEIKALGKLELVRYTFKDIVEHEQVNTFLPNANAVLIVEGEATGCLDLTQIKLENITTTDDSITVQLPKPELCGWKINHDRSRVYDTHFSFLNESQLVSDAYRKAEHQVKQSALTGGILNQTRQNANQMLRPLLERISGKKVGLTFQDQAK, via the coding sequence ATGTCCCCACTCATCAATACGTTGTTCCGCCTGTTCCTCATTGCCGTGCTCGTAGCTGGCCTGATTGCCATTTGGGAGCAAATACGCGGGAATATAATGCTGAGCCGTTTCCGGCGGGGTGACAACACAACGCAAAGTATTGTCCTGAAAGAAATTAAGGCGCTGGGTAAACTGGAACTGGTGCGCTACACGTTCAAAGACATTGTTGAACACGAACAGGTCAACACGTTTTTGCCCAATGCAAACGCCGTTTTAATTGTGGAAGGAGAAGCCACGGGTTGCCTTGATCTTACCCAAATTAAGCTGGAAAACATTACGACCACCGATGATTCGATTACGGTTCAGTTACCTAAACCGGAACTCTGTGGTTGGAAAATCAACCATGACCGATCGAGGGTGTATGACACTCACTTCTCATTCCTGAACGAATCGCAGTTGGTAAGCGATGCCTACCGCAAGGCTGAGCATCAGGTCAAACAATCGGCCTTGACTGGCGGCATTCTGAACCAAACCCGGCAGAACGCCAATCAGATGCTGCGTCCGTTACTGGAACGCATTTCTGGCAAAAAAGTAGGGCTGACCTTTCAGGATCAGGCAAAATAA
- a CDS encoding SLC5 family protein, protein MLQSLSTLDLVVVVLLLLFLVTASMYSSFKKKSSEEYFMAGRSLKWYSVAGSIFGTNIHAQQIIGMMGIGYSIGFVQSHYEVWAVPAILVLVYLFIPIYRKRQFFTLSQFLENRYSSQTRLVYTVLMIAFIMIQLIGGFYIGSRTLGILFQGTSWELTYLQGILVIATVTILFTVFGGMESVVIADNILTVVMIISVLLMGTLTYRQPEIGGLSGLLALDHAEANKMHLYLPANHPKLPWLGIFTGLTILNFFYWTTNQYQVQRVLAAQTERDAKLGSIAAGFLKLIIPFFSIGAGTAAFYLFRSRFGENVIKPDDTFLTLLRTVVPMGYGFVGLILAGLMCAIFSAIYSMMNSVSTMLAYDVYRKYMKPNASDKSTVRFGQLGVFVMCVIATGLAYTTFDPTSSDNFFLILANQTSYLKPGLVVVFFWGVLWRKTNPKAAVIVLMSSPFIGFGCDWLYDHVLVNSAWVRETFGLTLNFLYRVFLIFVIGSVLIALLSVYFNRRTGQVKDHDMTVSVNGIGSALLRFFLLQLPPVCLVFMHVITPQQGAIPAALLTFALFWWYMKREKERIAFYQSDIFYAGLLTSDMIWIMYYFA, encoded by the coding sequence ATGCTTCAATCCCTGAGTACCCTCGATCTGGTCGTGGTTGTGTTGCTGTTGCTGTTTTTGGTGACGGCCAGTATGTATTCCAGCTTTAAGAAGAAGAGCTCGGAGGAGTACTTCATGGCTGGCCGCTCGCTGAAATGGTATTCCGTAGCCGGGTCTATATTCGGCACCAATATTCATGCCCAGCAAATAATTGGTATGATGGGGATCGGTTATTCAATCGGTTTTGTCCAGAGCCACTACGAAGTTTGGGCTGTACCAGCTATTCTGGTCCTGGTTTATTTATTCATTCCCATCTACCGAAAGCGGCAGTTTTTCACCCTTTCGCAGTTCCTCGAAAATCGCTACAGCAGCCAGACCCGCCTGGTGTATACCGTGCTGATGATTGCGTTCATTATGATCCAGCTGATCGGTGGGTTTTATATTGGTAGCCGGACGCTGGGTATTCTGTTTCAGGGCACAAGCTGGGAGCTAACTTACCTTCAGGGCATTCTGGTGATTGCTACGGTTACTATCCTCTTTACAGTATTTGGCGGTATGGAGTCCGTCGTTATCGCTGATAATATCCTCACCGTTGTGATGATTATCTCGGTGCTGTTGATGGGGACGTTAACGTACAGGCAGCCCGAAATCGGCGGTCTCTCGGGGTTGCTTGCCCTAGATCATGCCGAAGCGAACAAGATGCACCTCTATCTGCCCGCTAACCATCCGAAGCTACCCTGGCTGGGCATCTTTACAGGGCTGACGATCCTCAATTTTTTCTATTGGACAACCAACCAGTACCAGGTGCAGCGGGTGCTGGCCGCTCAGACGGAACGCGATGCCAAGTTAGGTTCGATAGCTGCCGGTTTTCTGAAGCTGATTATTCCTTTCTTTTCGATCGGAGCGGGTACGGCCGCCTTTTATCTGTTCAGGAGCCGGTTTGGCGAAAACGTAATCAAGCCCGATGATACGTTCCTGACGCTCCTAAGAACCGTTGTGCCGATGGGCTATGGCTTTGTGGGGCTAATTCTGGCTGGGCTGATGTGCGCGATTTTTTCGGCCATCTATTCCATGATGAACTCCGTGTCGACCATGCTGGCCTACGATGTGTACCGCAAGTACATGAAACCCAATGCCTCCGATAAATCAACGGTTCGGTTTGGGCAACTGGGTGTTTTTGTCATGTGCGTCATTGCAACGGGGCTGGCGTATACGACCTTCGATCCAACGTCGTCGGATAACTTTTTTCTGATTCTGGCAAACCAAACCTCGTATCTAAAACCTGGTCTGGTCGTTGTCTTTTTCTGGGGCGTACTCTGGCGAAAAACCAACCCAAAGGCCGCCGTTATTGTCCTGATGAGTTCGCCGTTTATTGGCTTTGGCTGCGATTGGTTATACGATCATGTGCTGGTCAACTCAGCCTGGGTGCGGGAAACCTTCGGTCTGACCCTCAATTTCCTATATCGGGTTTTCCTGATTTTTGTGATTGGTTCGGTTCTGATTGCACTGCTCAGCGTTTATTTTAACCGCCGGACCGGCCAGGTAAAAGACCATGATATGACGGTCTCGGTAAATGGAATTGGCAGCGCCTTGCTGCGTTTCTTTCTGCTTCAATTGCCCCCAGTCTGTTTGGTGTTCATGCACGTCATTACGCCCCAGCAGGGAGCCATTCCGGCCGCTTTGCTGACCTTTGCGCTGTTTTGGTGGTACATGAAACGGGAGAAAGAGCGGATTGCTTTCTATCAGTCCGATATTTTCTACGCCGGTTTACTGACAAGCGACATGATCTGGATCATGTATTATTTTGCCTGA
- a CDS encoding LLM class flavin-dependent oxidoreductase gives MLSEPIQAVAARTEKRVCEVAWFDDLCGGDTAFLGTLDPDRRSNYAHCADIMKTADRLGFENILLPTSYIVGQEVIPFAGAMAPQVANISMLAAIRTGEIHPPMLARHIATLDHLLQGRLTINIINSDLPGLKEDPAFRYKRCEEVIDILKQAWTQDRIEFDGEVYGKISMKTDPVKPYQQNGGPLLYFGGISPGSKEVCAKHCDVFLMWPEPEDNIYATMQDMSERAARHGRTIDFGLRIHVIVRETEEEAKAYTKTLMSKFDASVGEQLKSRAQDSQSAGVLRQNELRSQADPDDFIEPMLWMGIGRARSGCGGALVGTPAQIIDKLNRYMDMGIRAFILSGYPLIEECELFGKHVLPHLPNVKLSVEQGRTPATTPVTPLTTGDLRV, from the coding sequence ATGCTTAGTGAACCTATTCAGGCTGTAGCGGCTCGAACTGAAAAGCGCGTTTGTGAAGTCGCCTGGTTCGATGATTTATGCGGGGGCGATACGGCCTTTCTGGGTACACTTGATCCCGACCGACGCAGTAACTATGCCCATTGTGCCGATATAATGAAAACGGCCGACCGCCTGGGCTTCGAGAATATTCTGTTGCCGACCTCCTACATTGTGGGGCAGGAGGTCATTCCGTTTGCGGGGGCTATGGCTCCTCAGGTGGCCAATATTTCGATGCTGGCCGCCATTCGTACCGGCGAAATTCATCCGCCTATGCTGGCTCGCCACATTGCTACGCTCGACCATTTGTTGCAAGGCCGATTAACGATAAATATCATCAACTCCGACTTGCCGGGACTGAAAGAAGATCCTGCGTTTCGGTATAAACGCTGCGAGGAAGTAATCGACATCCTGAAACAGGCCTGGACCCAGGACCGGATTGAGTTTGACGGGGAAGTTTACGGGAAAATCAGTATGAAAACGGACCCCGTCAAACCCTACCAGCAAAACGGGGGGCCACTCCTGTATTTCGGGGGTATTTCGCCCGGCTCAAAGGAGGTCTGCGCGAAACACTGCGACGTATTCTTGATGTGGCCCGAACCCGAAGACAACATCTACGCAACCATGCAGGACATGAGCGAACGAGCTGCCCGGCATGGTCGAACCATTGATTTTGGGCTGCGGATTCATGTCATTGTGCGCGAAACGGAAGAGGAGGCTAAGGCCTACACGAAAACCCTGATGTCGAAGTTCGACGCGAGCGTGGGTGAACAACTCAAAAGCCGGGCGCAGGATTCACAGTCGGCGGGTGTTCTTCGGCAGAATGAGCTGCGGTCGCAGGCCGACCCTGACGATTTTATTGAACCGATGCTCTGGATGGGTATTGGTCGGGCCCGGTCGGGCTGTGGCGGTGCTTTAGTAGGTACACCGGCGCAAATCATCGACAAGTTGAACCGGTATATGGACATGGGCATTCGGGCGTTTATTCTGTCGGGTTACCCGCTTATTGAGGAGTGTGAACTGTTCGGTAAGCATGTATTGCCGCATTTGCCAAACGTCAAATTATCCGTGGAGCAGGGGAGAACCCCCGCGACCACGCCCGTTACTCCCCTGACAACCGGTGACTTACGGGTATGA